The Martelella sp. AD-3 genome includes a region encoding these proteins:
- a CDS encoding TldD/PmbA family protein, whose amino-acid sequence MSSKLSHKESGQLIDRAARILALAKQKGADAADVVVSEGASNSISVREGKRENAQASENRGFSLRVFSGAKVASVSTNTDDDVETLVDRALAMARVSPEDPFASLADPDLLARDVPDLDLYDPADVLTETLAARALAAEEAALSVDGVTRSSGAGAARGAVSFALVTSHGFAGGYRRSYSSTSVSVAAGEGASMQRDHDSDARSHDGDLRPAEEIGRQAGERAVARLSPRQLETRKGAAVLFEARQARSLLGHLAGAISGSAVARKTSFLRDRLGKQVLKAGVNVIDDPSIRRGAGSQPFDGEGVESRRLAMVEDGVLQQWFLSTALGRELGFETNGRGTRAGNSLSASPTNLSLEPGDKSPEELMREIGTGLYVTELIGQGVNMVTGEYSRGASGFWIENGEIAYPVSQVTIAGNLKDMFLSMTPANDLDRLYSIAAPSILVEGLTLAGR is encoded by the coding sequence ATGTCATCGAAACTATCCCACAAAGAGTCCGGTCAACTGATCGACCGCGCGGCGCGGATTCTCGCGCTTGCGAAACAGAAAGGCGCCGACGCCGCCGACGTGGTCGTCTCCGAAGGGGCTTCCAACAGCATATCGGTGCGCGAGGGCAAGCGCGAGAACGCGCAGGCCTCCGAAAACCGAGGCTTTTCGCTGCGCGTTTTTTCCGGCGCGAAGGTCGCAAGCGTCTCGACCAATACCGATGACGATGTCGAGACCCTTGTGGACAGGGCGCTGGCCATGGCCCGGGTTTCGCCGGAAGACCCTTTCGCAAGCCTCGCCGATCCCGACCTGCTGGCGCGTGATGTGCCGGATCTCGATCTTTACGATCCGGCGGACGTTTTGACCGAAACGCTTGCGGCGCGCGCGCTTGCTGCAGAAGAGGCAGCGCTTTCGGTCGACGGCGTCACAAGAAGCTCGGGCGCCGGCGCGGCGCGCGGCGCGGTTTCATTCGCGCTGGTGACCTCGCACGGCTTTGCCGGCGGCTATCGCCGCTCCTATTCATCCACGTCGGTCTCGGTCGCCGCCGGCGAGGGCGCGAGCATGCAGCGCGACCATGACAGCGACGCTCGCTCCCACGACGGCGATCTGCGCCCGGCAGAGGAGATCGGCCGGCAAGCCGGGGAGCGCGCGGTCGCACGCCTTTCCCCGCGCCAGCTTGAAACGCGGAAGGGTGCGGCCGTGCTGTTCGAGGCGAGGCAGGCGCGCAGCCTTCTCGGCCACCTGGCCGGCGCGATCTCAGGCTCTGCCGTTGCCCGCAAGACCAGTTTCCTGCGCGATCGTCTTGGCAAGCAGGTCCTGAAGGCCGGCGTGAATGTGATCGATGATCCGTCGATCCGGCGCGGCGCGGGCTCGCAGCCCTTCGATGGCGAGGGCGTGGAAAGCCGCAGGCTGGCGATGGTCGAGGACGGCGTGCTGCAGCAGTGGTTCCTCTCCACCGCGCTCGGTCGCGAACTCGGGTTTGAGACCAACGGACGCGGCACGCGCGCGGGCAATTCGCTTTCCGCGTCGCCGACAAACCTTTCCCTCGAGCCCGGCGACAAGAGCCCGGAAGAGCTGATGCGGGAGATCGGGACCGGGCTTTACGTGACCGAACTCATCGGCCAGGGCGTCAACATGGTGACCGGCGAATATTCGCGCGGCGCCAGCGGCTTCTGGATCGAGAACGGCGAGATCGCCTACCCGGTCTCGCAGGTCACCATTGCCGGCAATCTGAAGGACATGTTCCTGTCCATGACGCCGGCAAATGACCTTGACCGCCTCTACTCGATTGCCGCGCCCAGCATTCTTGTCGAGGGGCTTACGCTTGCCGGGCGCTAG